The DNA segment TTCAGCACGTCCGGCCTCGTCATCGACCCGTCGCTGCACGATGGGTTCACCTTCGAGGTCCACGACGTCATAAAGAAGCGCAAGATCCTCTTCAACACGCCCGAAGAGTCCTACAGCCTCCTTGCCTATATCGGAGCGCCGAGCCGCTACGTCATCAAGTACGTCTGGAAGAGAAACGGCCTGATAGGGGCGTCCACCAGCACCCAGCGGCTGAACCTGATGGCCGGGCGGTACGTCGGCAAAGACGACCCGGTCATGATTGTTCGGGCACAGAGCGGATTCCCGGCGGTGGGCGAGGTCATCGACCCCTTCAGGACGCCCATCCTCGTGGCCGGCTGGATGCGGGGCTCGCACCACGGACCGTTCATGCCCGTCGGCGTCTGCGACGCAAACTGCACCCAGTTCGACGGACCGCCCCGGGTCATCTGCCTCGGGTTCCAGGTCTGCAACGGAAAGCTGATTGGGCCTGCCGACATGTTCGACGACCCGGCGTACAACCGCGTCCGCGACCAGTGCTGCGAGCTCTCCAGCTTGCTCCGGGCTCACGGGCCGTTCGAACCGCACCGCCTCTCGCTCGAGGAGATGGAGTACACCACCCTCCCGGGCGTCGAGAAGCAGTTCAAGGATCGCTGGGAAGACCTTCCCGAGTAACTTTTTTTTATTGCCGGCGGTTGTCCGCGGCGCGTTATCCGTCTCAGTCGTTCGTGAATAGCCCCGGCCGCACCGCACGGTGCCTTCCGGAACTAAACGGCCCATCGGCAGCAGCACCTAACGGGGCCGCACCTCCCACCGACCGCCGGAGGCGGGCGCTAGTCGGCAGCAGCACCTAACGGGGCCGCACCTCCCACCGACCGGCTCCGACGGTCGCTAGTCGATAGCGACACCTGCCGGTGCCGCGCCTCCTACCGACCGGCTCCGACGGTCGCTAGTCGGCCATAGGAAAACTTAATGCATGAACATAACCATATAAGAACAGATGGTTAATGGTATCGTACTCCCTGTGAAGAAGGTTTTTTCGCTCGTAGACTCTAAAATCACTGTTGAGATCAAAGATGACAGCAGGAAACTCCAGGGACGGCTCGTGGCGGTGGATGAACACCTGAACCTGCATATGGACGAGACCACCGAGTATACCGGGGAACAGCGGGGCCGCACCCTCGGGACCGTCGTCATTCGCGGCAACAATATCCTGACCATTGCGCCCCTGCTCTGATAGCCATGTCCGACCAGGAGGAAGAAGCATTCAAGGTTATCCAGTCCCATCGTCAGGGGGTTCTCCAGAGCGAACTCTGGAAACTTCTCGATATCGACAGCAGGAAGTGCTCGAGGATCGTGAAGCGGCTGCTTGATGCCGGGTTGATCGAACGCATCGAGTTTCGCAGCGACGGCATCAAGACTTACCTGTTGCGCGCGAAGAAACGCGCAATCGACCCCTGCATCATCCTTGCGGGAGGAGAGGTTCTCCCGTGCATCGGCTGCGATCAGGAGTGCACCCCGGAAGAATGCGCACTCCTTCTCGACTGGATGTACCAGCTTGCTCTTGAAGAGTATCAGTAAAGCCCCTCTTTTTCAGATACCCCACACGGTTTCAGCCGGAGAGTTATTCCGAAGAGCCAGAACCCGCCGCAAAAGAGTAAGATTGTTCAGGACCGGGCGACCTCGCCCGGTGCGCTCTTCTTCCGGCAGACGGCGTCGATCACGCCGTGCTGCACGTTGTAGAAACTGTGCAGTATATCGATCTCGCAGTCGAGATCGATGACCGTCTCCTCGTCACCCCCGGTGCAGAGGGTCACGGAGTCTTCCTGAAACGTGACGTACGGGGCACCGTCCGCCCGGACATCCGTCACCGCGGTGATGTAGATGCAGTCATCCCCTTCGACCACCTCGACATCGGACTCCCCCTCCTCATCTTCGGCGAAATCGGGGTAGGGAGCCCCCTCGGGCAGTCCGCCGATGATGGTGAACCCGATGATCTTCGGGTCGTAAGGAGGCATCTCGCTTAAGATCTTCTCCATCAGCCGCGCGATGTTTCGAAACATTTCGTCGTATGGGTTATTCGCCATGTGTACCACGTATCCGGTATCGGTCGTTGATTCGCTCGACAACCCCCGTGTGCATGAGGTTGCCCAGTCTCTGTTTCAGCTCATCCGTGGACAGGCTGCTCACTTCCTCGAGTTCCGCGAGGCGCAGATCGGCATGGGAGAGGGCGAGGATGATCTCCAGATCTCCGTCGTCGGTGACGGAGCCCCCCCGCATGCGCATGACCTCGGCGAACCTCGATTCGATCTCCCGCTCCAGTTGTTCGAGGTTATCCAGCAGTTCGTCGCGAGCCCGAACCATCTTCCTGAACGCCTCGAGGTTTCTTGCAAATCGTGTTCTCTGGTTCTCTTCAACGGAGGGAAGCGTAACCCCATCCTGCTTCTGCAGGTTTACGATGACATTGATGTCATGCGAGAGATAGTAATACTTTCGCCTGCGTTCGTCCTGGTAGGAGATGAGGATTTCTTCGCGCTCCATCAACTGCAGGTGTTCTATCACCGCTTTCGGACTGAGCACCAGGCGCTCGGAGATCTCGGTCACAAAACACGGTTTCTGCCTCAGCAGTTGTATTATTCGCCGCCTGTTCCGATTTCCCAGGATATCGAGGAGACGGGAAACCTCACTGCCCTCGAGCATATTTACTAAATGTTAGTGATTCCAACATAAAAATAGATCACTCGAAGAGGCGGTAGTTCGGCGCCTCGTCGGTGATCATGATGTTGTGCGGGTGGCTCTCGCCATAGCCCGCAGGCGTAATCCTGAGGAATCTGCCATTCTTCTTCAGATCCACTATTGTCTTTGAACCCGTGTAGCCCATGGCGGACTTCAGGCCGCCGACAAGCTGGTAGATGACGTCCGATACATGGCCGACGTAGGGCGTGACCCCCTCGACGCCTTCGGGAACGAACTTGGTTCTCCCGAACTCCTTCTTCTGGAAGTAGCGGTCGCTCGACTCGCCGCTGCTCATGACGCCGAGCGATCCCATCCCGCGATACTGCTTGTAGCGCCGGCCCTTGATCGTCGTGACCCTCCCCGGCGCCTCGTCGGTGCCGGCAAAGAGGCTGCCCGCCATGATACAGTCCGCGCCCGCGGCAATCGCCTTCGCGATGTCTCCGGAGTAGCGGATGCCGCCGTCGGCGACCACCGGCACGTCGGCGTCGTGCGCCACCTCAGCGACGTTTGCGATGGCAGAAACCTGCGGCACGCCCACGCCCGCGACGATCCGTGTCGTGCAGATGGAGCCCGGCCCGATGCCCACCTTCAACCCGTCGACGGTCCCGGCGAGGGTCGAGGCCGCCTGCTTCGTCGCGATGTTCCCGGCCACCACGTCGACGGCGACGCTCGCCTTGATCTCCCCGACCGCTTTGACGACGTTCATGTTATGGCCGTGGGCGCAGTCCACCACCAGAGCGTCGACCCCCGCCTCGACGAGCATCATCGCCCGGTTGAAGTCGAAGGGGCCCACCGCGGCGGCGACCCGGAGTTTCCCGATCGCATCGCGGTTCGCGCGGGGATACTGGCGTTTCTCGAGGATATCCCGCATCGTGATGATGCCGACCAAGCACCCTTCCCCGTCCACGACCGGGAGACGCTCGACCTTGTTCGCATACATCGTCTCGAGCGCGTTCTCCGCCGTGATATCCTCGGAGGCCGTGATCAACTTCTTCGTCATGTAGCCGGTGATCTTCGCCTCGCCGCGTTTCGGGAGGATCGCCCGGATGTCCCTGCGGCTGACGATGCCGATCACCTTATCGTTCTCGATGACCGGCACGCCGCCGATACCATACTGCCGCATGACCCGTTCCACGTCGGTGACCGTGGCCTCGGGACCGACCGCCACGACCTCGCGCTCGATCAGGTCCTCGGCCTGCTTGACGACCCTGACCTCGGCGACCTCGCGATCCGCAGGCATATTCCGGTGGATGACACCGATGCCGCCTTCCCGGGCCATGGTTATCGCCATCACCGACTCGGTCACCGTATCCATAGCGGCGCTCACGAGAGGGATATTCAGGGGAATGTTGCGCGAGAACCGCGACCTGACATCGGCCTCGTCGGGCTCGACCCATGATTCGGCGGGCTCAAGAAGCACGTCGTCGAACGTAAACGTTGTTTTCATCTGCATCTTCTCGATGTACATACATCACCTGAGCATCAACATTGCTTTCTCCACCAGTTCCGCCCTGACCGTTGTCGACCGATCGCCCCCGCAGACCATCCCCCGGACACCGATGATCTCGGGGTTGATCCGCTTTAAGGCATCGAGATCCTCGAACTTCAGCGACCCGGCAAGAGCCGTCTGCAACCCGAGATCCTGGTTCTGCCCGACAAACCGGATCAATGTCTCCTCGTCCATGAACTCAAAGAGACTCTTCCCATCTTTAATACCGGTGTCGATCATGGCGACGTCGGCCCCGGCATCCGCGACCAGAGAACCGATCGCGAGCGGCGAGATCGTGCCCATCCTTGCAAAATCGGCATACGCTGCAATGACGACGTATTTCTCGGGAAACTCGTGCTTCACCGCCGTGGTCACCGCCTCGATGACCTCGCGGGCACGGTCTTCTCCGTCGAACATCAGGCCGACTTTGATATAATCGGCACCTGCATGCGCGGCGCCGTATGCAGAAAGAGCTGCGGTTCCCGGTTTATACTCATTGTCCCCGATTGCAGCGCTGACAGGCTTCTTGCCGGCGATCTCCTTGATCCCCCGGATGATCCAGGGAAAATTCGCGCCCAGCGACCCCTCAGAGGGTTTCTTTACGTCGATGATGTCAGCGGAAAGCGAGCTTTTTGCCTCCTCAATGCTGCTTGGACTGACGAGTAATTGCATAGAAATTAATGATCCTTCACCCTAATAGTGATTACGTTGAGGACATGGAACTGATTCTTGCAGTCGATCTGGCAGGCGGCCTCGTGGTGCACGGGAAGTCCGGAGACCGCGCGGGTTACCGGCCGCTGACCTGGGGGATCGCGCCCTCGGCCGAACCGGAAGCCTACCTCTCCGCTCTCGCGCCCCGGTATCTCTACATCGCCGACCTCGAGGCTCTCGAGGGCAGGACACCGCAGGACGGCCTCGTCCGGCGGTGCGCCGCGATGGTCGAGCGGTGCTACCTCGACCGGGGCTGCAGGTCGCCTGACGAATGCGCCGCGGTCGAGGGAGTGATGCCGATTGTCGGCACCGAGACGGCGGCGAGAGCGATCGAGGACCTTGCGGCATACCCGGCAGGCTACCTCAGCATCGACGTCAAAGGCGGCCGGGTGCTCCCCTGGGGCATCCGGCCTTCGGAGATGCTCCGCCGTGCGGCGGCACTCTCGTTCGAGGGGTGCATCCTCCTCAACATCGGCGCCGTGGGGACGGAACGAGGCCTCGTCCGGGAGAAACTCGAAGAGATGCGGGCGTGCTACCCCGGCCGCCTCCTCTACGGGGGCGGGGTCGCCGGGACCGACGACATCCGTCTCCTCGAAAAAGTCGGGTTCGACGGGGCGATCATAGCGACCGCCGTTCACCGCGGCACCGTGCCGCTCGAATGGCTCCGGAGGGGACACCCGTGCTGATCACCATCGAAGGGATCGACGGGAGCGGGAAGAGCACGCTTCTTGCCCGTCTCCGGGAACTGCTCGCCGACCTCGATCCGCTCTTCACCCGCGAGCCCGGCGCCACCTGGGTCGGCGAGTCGGTAAGGCGGGCGATTGCCGAACGTATGGACCCGATCACCGAGGCGCTCCTCTTCTGCGCCGACCACGCCGCGCACATCGATACGGTGATCCGGCCCGCCCTCGACGAGGGAAGGCTTGTCATCTCCGACCGCTACGCCGACTCGCGGTTCGCCTACCAGCCGGTCGTCCTCGACGGCGTCCTCCCCGACCCGCTCTCCTGGCTTCGCCGGATCCACGAAGGATGGTCGATCCGGCCCGACCGGACGTTTCTCCTGGTCCTGCCGGTCGAAGACGCCGTCTCACGACTTGGCCCTGAGAAAAAGAGAGAATACTTCGAGAACGCCGCGATCCTCGAGCAGGTGCAGGAGAACTACCTGAACCTTGCAGCCGCCGACCCGTTACGGTTCGTCGTCGTCGATGCGCTGCTCCCAAAAGAAGAAGTTGCCCGGTTCATCGCGGGCGAAATCAGGGCTGGTGCCCGATCGTCACGACGACGTCCCCGAGCGTGAGGACGTCCACCTCTTCTCCCGCCACCCGGTAGGCGACCTTCGGCGTGAAGGAATTGGCCGGAACCGGAATATCCTCGCCTGCGACCGTCACGGTCGCAGGCGGGTTCTTGAGCAGTTCCGGCGGGAGCGCCTCCACTGCCTGCATGAACCCGCGGGCCTGCTTCCTGAGCACCGGGCCGATGACCGCCATATTGAAGTCCACGCCGCTCACGACCTCCTCGAGCCGGGGCGTGCCGGTGCTCCAGCGCGCATCGGCATTGAGGGCACGTCCGGCGTCGCCGGCGTCGTCGACCGGCTCCGGCGCGTAGATCATGACGTGGCCGAGCGGGGCGTTCAGTGCCATGCCCTTATCATGCTTGTAGCGCCGGAGTTCGGCGACCGTCTTCACGAGGAGATCGCCGTGGCGCCGCGCTTCGTCGTCGGCGTATGAAAAGTCCGGCCAGGCTTCTTTGTGCACGCTCTCGCCGGCGAGGTTATGGTAGCACTCTTCCGCGAAGTGCGGGATGATCGGGGCAAGCAGGCGGCAGAGGACGTCCATCGTCATCCGGAGCGCGCTGCAGGCACTGGCCCTGCTGCTGTCGGCCGCATACAGCCGGCCTTTCACGATCTCAATGTAGTCGTCGGCGAGCGTGTTCCAGGCAAATTCCCGGATCGCCCTGAGCGCCCGGTCGAACTGGTAGCCCTCCATCGCGGCGGTGACCTCCGCCACGGTCTCGGAGAGCCGGACGAGCAGCCACCGGTCGGTGAGTTCCGTCACCGGTGCATCGGGATCGGCCCCCTTCTCCAGGTGTCCCATCACAAACCGGAAGATGTTCCAGAGTTTGGTCTGGAACCGGGACGCCGCGACGACGTCGTTCCAGTTGAACATGATGTCCGAACCGGTGGCGGCACCCCCGGCGCCCCACTGCCGGAGCGCGTCCGCGCCGTAATCCCCGACGATCGCCTCGGGAGAGATGATGTTGCTCCGGCTCTTGCTCATCTTGAACCCGTCTTCCCCGAGGACCATCCCGTTGACCAGGATCTCGTCCCAGGGGTGGCCGCCGACCAGCGCCTTCGCCCGGAGGATGGTGTAGAACGCCCACGTCCGTATGATATCGTGTCCCTGAGGGCGGATCTGCGCCGGGAAGAACGGAGGTTTGCCGGTTCCGTCCCACCCGGTGACGTGGAGCACCGATATCGAGGAGTCCATCCAGGTGTCGAGCACGTCCGTCTCGCCGGTGAAGTCCGATCCCCCGCACTTCGGGCAGGGTGCCTTCGGCTTATCGACCGTCGGGTCGATCGGGAGGTCTTTCTCGGCCGGGATGACCATCTCGCCGCAGGCAGTGCAGAACCAGACGGGGATAGGGGTCGCGAAGATCCGCTGCCTGGAGATGCACCAGTCCCATTCCATGGAGTTCGCCCAGTTCTCCATCCGGGCGAACATATGCTCCGGTGTCCAGGAGACCCTCCGCGCCGATTCCAGGATCTCGTCCTGGTGTACCCGGACGAACCACTGCCGCTCCGAGAGGATCTCGATCGGGGTCTTGCACCGCCAGCAGGTCCCCACCCGCTGCTCGAGTTCCTCCTGCCGCTTCAGGATCCCGGCCTTCTCCATGTCGGCGAGGATCGCTTCCCTGCAGTCCTCAGACGACATCCCCGTATAGGGGGCCGCGGTTGCGGTCATGATGCCCTGCCGGTCGATAGCCTTGCGGAGGTCCAGGCCGTGCTGTTTCCACCAGTAGACGTCCGTCTTGTCGCCGAACGTACAGATCATCACCGCGCCGCTGCCGAACTCCGGGTCGACCGCGACGTCCTCGATGACCGGAACATCGTGACCGAAGATCGGGACGGTGAGCCTCTTCCCCTTCATCCCGCGATACCGCTCGTCTTCGGGATGGACGGCCACGGCAACGCAGGCCGCGAGCAGCTCGGGCCGGGTGGTGGCGATCTCGACGCCGTCGAAGTCGAAGTAGTTGAGTTTGGTGGTGCGGGGCGCGTAGTTGACCTCGGCGAACGCGATGGCCGTCTCGCACCGGGTGCAGAAGTTCACCGGATGCTCGCTCTGGTAGATGTCGCCGGCTTTGAGCATCTGCAAAAACGACGCCTGGGTCTTTCTGTAGTAGTCCGGGAGCATGGTGATGTACTCGTGGCTCCAGTCGGTCGAGAACCCAAGCCGCCGCATGGTCGCCCGCATCTTCTCGATATTTGAAAGCGTGAGGTCGCGGCACATCTCCCGGAACTTCTCCCGCGGTACATCGTTCTTGGTGATCCCGTAGGTCTCCTCGACCTTCACCTCGGTCGGGAGGCCGTGGCAGTCCCACCCCTGCGGGAACATGACGTTGTAGCCGCGCATGCGCTTGTACCGCGCGATGAAGTCGATATAGCACCAGTTTAACGCGTTCCCGATATGGAAGTTCCCGGTGGGATAGGGCGGCGGCGTGTCGATGATGAACCGTGGTTTCGACGAGGCGGGGTCGAAATAGTTGTCCTCATCCCGCCAGGTATCCTGCCAGCGCGTCTCCACTTCTTCGATATCGTAGTTTTTGGGTAGTTGATGTGACGGCGACATTTTCAGCGTATAATCTCTCTCTTCCCAGTGAAATATAATGTTCGACGGGGCTTTCCCTATCGGAGTATCCCGCGCAGCGCACGGGCTCGCCGTCCCCGGCCCGGGGGTTCCGGAACGTTCGCCGCTAAAAATCGCGGAGACGGCAGGTGTTCAACCCTAAAGGCTTTGTCCCTCCACTCCCAACTCTATATGAATGACAAAGCCGCCGGGGTTGGTTCTGGCATCGGTGCTCACCCTCGTCTTCATAGGCCTTGCCCCCCTGCTCCAGCCGGCGTGGCTGCTCACGCTCTTCCTCGTCCCGTTCTCGCTCGTCCTCTTTCTCATCAAAGAGACACGCTACGTATCGCTCTCGATCGTCGCGCTTGCCGTGATCTACGGACTCGGCTGGCTCTCGACGTTCGTCTTCACCTGCACGCTCGGCATCGTCGTGATCGGCGAGGTGGTCTTCCGGCTCACCGGCGCCCGGCATGCGGCGTATCTCCATCACCTGGTTGCCGCAATCGCCGTATCGGTTGCGGTGATGGTCTACCTGCAGTACGCCGCGCCGTTCGTCGCCGTGATGGGCGTGGTCGTCGCGGTGCTCCTCCGTGCGGCCCTCCGGGGCCGGGACGACGCCCTGATGATCGAGGCGCTCGGCGTCGCGATGACCATGTTCCTCTTCGAGGAGCTCAACTTCGAGGTCGACCTGACTCTTCTCGTCGCCGCGGCCGTGATAGCGTTCGGGTTCGGCTACACCTCCTACCGCGTCCGGGTGGCCGATGTCAGCGGCCTCTTCTCGGGCGCCATGATAGGGATCATCCTGATCGTCTTCGCGGACGTCCGGTGGTTCCTGATCATGCTCACCTTCTTCATCATCGGTGCCGGGGCTACCCGGTATCGCTACGGCGACAAGGAGCAGCTCGGCGTCGCCCAGGAGCATGGGGGCGTGCGCGGTTACTTCAACGTCTTCGCGAACGGCCTGGTGGCGACCGCCGCCGCCATCCTCTACGGCCTGACCGGCCAGCCGGCATTTGCGGCGCTCTTCATGGGCAGCGTCGCCTCGGCGGCCGCCGATACCGCCGCAAGCGAGATCGGGGTCACGGGAAAGGTGCCGTACCTGATCACGACGCTCAAGCCGGTGCCGCGGGGGACGAACGGCGGGGTGACCCTGCGGGGCGAGGCCGCGGCCGTCATCGCATCCGTCCTCGTCGCCGTCGTCGCATGGGCGATGGGCGTCGCCGACCCCTGGATGGCCGCCGTCACGATCGCCGCCGGGTTCATCGGCACCAATGTCGACAGCCTGGTGGGTGCAACGCTCGAAAACAGCGGCAGGATCGGGAACTCGGGCACGAACCTGGTCGCTACGTTCTCCGGCGGCGTCTCGGGGATGCTGATCTATATGCTGCTCGGGTGATGGGGCGCGGGCTCCGGGGCGGTTTTTAAAGGGTATAGTCCGCTGACTGTAAGTATCCGGGCGGATCGTGGAGCAAAATGCCATGTCTCGCAAAGTACTGTCCTTTGAGACATCGTTCAACCCCTTGCACGGATTACCATCGGCTTCGCACCTTCGATACTCTAGCTCCGTTTCTCCGAACCATCGCTTATCGCCACGCACTGCCCCCGCCCCCCGGGGCGGGGTGCGACGGGGCCATAGGGCCGGAGCATGAGCACCGAAGGTGCGGAGGAGGAGCGCGAAGCGCGGGCGGGGTGCGACGGACAGACCGTCCGGAGCTTGAGAAGACCGGAGGTATTCGAGTGGGGGTTACAGGTGTCCTTTTGTGCGGTAGAGACAGGGGAGGGGGGATGCTCCCCCCTCCCCACCTGACGGTGGTCGAACTCCGTTCCTTCGCACCTCCGGTGCTCACGCTCCGGTTCTAACGAACCGTCGCGCTTCGGAACGTCGTCCTCCCCGTCAGCCCCACCCCCAACGGCGATATCTCCTCGAAAGCCGTGCATGGGTGTACTATCAGATACACAGGACGGAACCTGCAGGTAGAGGGTCAGAACGAAGTATGTACGGGAAACGATGAGGAGCCGTTTCAGATGATGTGACAGGAAAAATCTAGAAGATATTAGATATCAAAAACCAGCACTGGAGAAAAAGAAGTATAATTCCTGTTCAGCCACGTCAGTACTTATACCACCGCCCCTTCTCGTCGTACTCCCCCTGTTCTGCCTGCACAGCACCGGCGTGGTTTTTGAAGAAACTCGCCTTGTAGGCGTAGAGGAAGACCGAGAAGAGCACGATCACGACTGCATAGACGATTGCGGTGATCCATATCCCCTCCGTCCCGATGAGCGCGAGGATATCCTCCGGCATCACCGCCTGGAGTTCGTCGGGGCTCATGCTGACGAGCGGTTCGAGTTTGTTCACGAGGAGAGCGGTCCAGGCAAAGAGGGCCAAAAAGCCGAGCACCGCGAAGACGGCGATGTTGACCAGGTAGAAGACGAGAACCCTGCCGAGGTTGTTCATGACGAACTCGATGCTTCTCCGGATCGACTCGAAGACCCCCGTCTCTTCAAAGACCGCCACGGTGTCGTAGAAGAACGTGAAGAAGGCGATCGAGAGGATGACCCCGAAGAGGAGCGCCGCCATGTTCGCGGCGGCTCCGGCGCCGAGGAGCGTGAGCGGTATCGTGAGCAGAATAATGGTCAGGACGACCGCGAAGAAGATGACGAGTGCCGGTAGGAGTATCCGGAAGTAGTAGGTCTTGCCCGATTGCATGAACTCCCCGAAGGAGAAGTTCTCCGCACGGATCGTGCCGTAGACGCCGCCGGCCAGAAACGGCATCACGAGAACCTGCAGGAGTGCCAGGGGTTGCGTGTAGAACGCCCCGCCGTAGATGGGGATGACGAGGTCGAGAACCACGAGAGCGCCCATGACGAGGCCGACCGACCAGAGGACGGGGTGCTGCCGGAGGAGTCCGGCGGCACCGGTGACCGATTCGAGCGTCATGGTCACCGGTTCCTCGGCATGGCAACGATCTCGCGCACCTGCAGATCGAAGAACGACGCGGTATGCGCGGGACGGATGACGCAGACGGTGTCGGCACCGGTGGCGGTGCCCCCGACCGCGATCACCTCTTCATCGACACCGACCGCGCCCTGGTCGGCCGCGATGAGGACGCACTCCACCGCGACCTTCAGGCCGACCGCGACGGTCCGCCGCAGCGCCTCGGCGATCGCTTCCGTGCGGGAACTCCCGCCGAGTTTCGACGAGCGGGATATCGCGCGTTCGAGCCCGGAGAGAGCGTGCGTCCCGGTGACGATCTTCGCGCCCCCAGCCCGGAGGGTCCCGGCCGCCTCCGGCGAGAAGTCCCACTCGCCGGGCTTTGAAAACCCGACCGCGTGGGTGACGACGATCAGTTCGAGGTCCGTTCCTGCCATAGCATCCCGGAAGGCAAGCGCCGTCCGGCCGCTGCTGCTCGCGACAACGACCTTTTTGACGCCGAGTTCCCGTGCCCTCTCGACGGCGAACCGGGCGGCGTCGTGGGTGTTCTCTCTACCCGGCGCATCGAAGTAGTAAGTATTCCGGGTTACGAAGCTCATGCAGTCATGTTGTCGTTGCTCCTAATTGAATCTCCCGTACCGATGATTGGGGCTACAACGACACGGTCAGGGTCGCTATGGCGGGGAAAGAAGGTGATAAATGGTGGATGGCCCAACACTACTCTCAACCGAACGGTGCGGTAGGAGTTCTCATGATTACACTGGCCATTGCAGGAAAACCAAACTGTGGGAAATCAACGTTTTTCAGGGCGGCAACCCTCGCCCAGGCAGAGATCGCCAATTACCCGTTCACGACCATCGACGCAAACCACGGCGTCGCGTACGTCCGGACAGCCTGCCCGTGCCAGGAGATGCATGTTCCGTGCGAAAACTGCCGGGACGGGGTCAGGTTCATCCCGGTCGGGCTGATCGATGTGGCGGGCCTCGTCCCCGAGGCGCACCTGGGGAGGGGGCTTGGGAACCAGTTCCTCGACAACCTCCGGCAGGCGGACGCTATCCTCCAGGTCGTCGATGCCAGCGGGGCGACGGACGCCGAAGGGAACCCGGTCGATATCGGCTCGCGCGACCCGGTGAAGGATATCGAGTTCCTCCAGTACGAGATGTCGATGTGGATGTACGGCATCCTCTCGCGGAACTGGGCGAAACTCGTGCGGCAGGCCCAGGCAAAGGAGTTCTCTCTCGCGGCGGCGATCGCCGAGGTCTTTGCCGGCCTCGGAATAACCTACGAGCACGTCCGCGACGCCACCGGGGCGGTCGGGATCGAGCTCCGGACCGCCGGGGAGGAGGACCTGATCCGGTTCTGCCGCGAGCTGATGGCGATCAGCAAGCCGATGCTGATCGTCGGGAACAAGGCCGACCAGGCGCCGAAGGAGTGCCTTGAGCGGCTCGCGAATCACGACGTCGTCTTTGCAAGCGCCGCAGGCGAACTTGCGATCCGGATGGCCGCAGAGGGGAAGTTCGTCAGCTACCTCCCCGGTGATGGGAGTTTCACCGAGAACCCCGGGGCGAACCTCAGCGCCGCGCAGCGTGCCGGACTCGCGAAGGTCGCGGACTTCATGGAGACATTCGGCGGCACCGGGGTTCAGAAGGCGCTGGACGCCGCGGTCTTCAACCTCCTCGACCGGATCGTCGTCTTCCCGGTCGAGGACGAGCA comes from the Methanoculleus marisnigri JR1 genome and includes:
- the fbp gene encoding fructose-1,6-bisphosphate aldolase/phosphatase, with product MVKTTVSVIKADIGSFPGHSRTHPKILEVAARRLKEAEGSILIDSYVTHCGDDLELIMTHTKGEDNEEIHKLAWDIFMECAGLAKEMKLYGAGQDLLGDAFSGNVKGMGPGVAEMEFEERGSDPILVFMADKTEPGAWNYFLYKIFADPFSTSGLVIDPSLHDGFTFEVHDVIKKRKILFNTPEESYSLLAYIGAPSRYVIKYVWKRNGLIGASTSTQRLNLMAGRYVGKDDPVMIVRAQSGFPAVGEVIDPFRTPILVAGWMRGSHHGPFMPVGVCDANCTQFDGPPRVICLGFQVCNGKLIGPADMFDDPAYNRVRDQCCELSSLLRAHGPFEPHRLSLEEMEYTTLPGVEKQFKDRWEDLPE
- a CDS encoding LSM domain-containing protein; protein product: MVNGIVLPVKKVFSLVDSKITVEIKDDSRKLQGRLVAVDEHLNLHMDETTEYTGEQRGRTLGTVVIRGNNILTIAPLL
- a CDS encoding helix-turn-helix transcriptional regulator, whose amino-acid sequence is MSDQEEEAFKVIQSHRQGVLQSELWKLLDIDSRKCSRIVKRLLDAGLIERIEFRSDGIKTYLLRAKKRAIDPCIILAGGEVLPCIGCDQECTPEECALLLDWMYQLALEEYQ
- a CDS encoding ArsR/SmtB family transcription factor; amino-acid sequence: MLEGSEVSRLLDILGNRNRRRIIQLLRQKPCFVTEISERLVLSPKAVIEHLQLMEREEILISYQDERRRKYYYLSHDINVIVNLQKQDGVTLPSVEENQRTRFARNLEAFRKMVRARDELLDNLEQLEREIESRFAEVMRMRGGSVTDDGDLEIILALSHADLRLAELEEVSSLSTDELKQRLGNLMHTGVVERINDRYRIRGTHGE
- the guaB gene encoding IMP dehydrogenase, which encodes MYIEKMQMKTTFTFDDVLLEPAESWVEPDEADVRSRFSRNIPLNIPLVSAAMDTVTESVMAITMAREGGIGVIHRNMPADREVAEVRVVKQAEDLIEREVVAVGPEATVTDVERVMRQYGIGGVPVIENDKVIGIVSRRDIRAILPKRGEAKITGYMTKKLITASEDITAENALETMYANKVERLPVVDGEGCLVGIITMRDILEKRQYPRANRDAIGKLRVAAAVGPFDFNRAMMLVEAGVDALVVDCAHGHNMNVVKAVGEIKASVAVDVVAGNIATKQAASTLAGTVDGLKVGIGPGSICTTRIVAGVGVPQVSAIANVAEVAHDADVPVVADGGIRYSGDIAKAIAAGADCIMAGSLFAGTDEAPGRVTTIKGRRYKQYRGMGSLGVMSSGESSDRYFQKKEFGRTKFVPEGVEGVTPYVGHVSDVIYQLVGGLKSAMGYTGSKTIVDLKKNGRFLRITPAGYGESHPHNIMITDEAPNYRLFE
- a CDS encoding (5-formylfuran-3-yl)methyl phosphate synthase, which produces MQLLVSPSSIEEAKSSLSADIIDVKKPSEGSLGANFPWIIRGIKEIAGKKPVSAAIGDNEYKPGTAALSAYGAAHAGADYIKVGLMFDGEDRAREVIEAVTTAVKHEFPEKYVVIAAYADFARMGTISPLAIGSLVADAGADVAMIDTGIKDGKSLFEFMDEETLIRFVGQNQDLGLQTALAGSLKFEDLDALKRINPEIIGVRGMVCGGDRSTTVRAELVEKAMLMLR
- a CDS encoding HisA/HisF-related TIM barrel protein, which translates into the protein MELILAVDLAGGLVVHGKSGDRAGYRPLTWGIAPSAEPEAYLSALAPRYLYIADLEALEGRTPQDGLVRRCAAMVERCYLDRGCRSPDECAAVEGVMPIVGTETAARAIEDLAAYPAGYLSIDVKGGRVLPWGIRPSEMLRRAAALSFEGCILLNIGAVGTERGLVREKLEEMRACYPGRLLYGGGVAGTDDIRLLEKVGFDGAIIATAVHRGTVPLEWLRRGHPC
- the tmk gene encoding dTMP kinase, giving the protein MLITIEGIDGSGKSTLLARLRELLADLDPLFTREPGATWVGESVRRAIAERMDPITEALLFCADHAAHIDTVIRPALDEGRLVISDRYADSRFAYQPVVLDGVLPDPLSWLRRIHEGWSIRPDRTFLLVLPVEDAVSRLGPEKKREYFENAAILEQVQENYLNLAAADPLRFVVVDALLPKEEVARFIAGEIRAGARSSRRRPRA